From a single Pseudoalteromonas nigrifaciens genomic region:
- a CDS encoding VOC family protein — MAVSAIPKGYHSITPYLIINGAQQAIDFYCAAFDAQLVMQMPMPEGGIAHAEIKIGNSHIMISDMCPDVHFKSPTELGGTPVSIMLYVDDVDTVFAKTIALGAKEIRPVHDQFYGDRAGTLQDPFGHVWTIGTHKEDINEQELRKRMVDFMSKDQDA, encoded by the coding sequence ATGGCGGTATCAGCTATTCCAAAAGGGTATCATTCAATAACCCCTTATTTAATTATAAACGGTGCGCAACAAGCAATTGATTTTTATTGTGCCGCTTTTGATGCGCAGCTAGTTATGCAAATGCCTATGCCTGAAGGCGGCATTGCTCATGCAGAAATTAAAATTGGTAATTCACATATTATGATCTCAGATATGTGCCCAGATGTTCATTTTAAAAGCCCTACAGAGCTAGGCGGTACACCCGTAAGCATAATGTTGTATGTTGATGATGTAGATACGGTATTTGCAAAAACCATTGCGTTAGGAGCGAAAGAAATACGCCCCGTTCATGATCAGTTTTATGGTGATAGAGCAGGTACGCTGCAAGATCCTTTTGGCCACGTATGGACCATTGGCACTCATAAAGAAGACATTAATGAGCAAGAGCTCAGAAAAAGAATGGTAGATTTTATGAGTAAAGATCAAGATGCTTAG
- a CDS encoding DUF1971 domain-containing protein translates to MSHLTIPSHWKIKRSTHFFTKDNIPKALLTHHNTAEGVFGQICVMQGTVTFYGFANEAATEPEQTIVINAGQFATSPPQYWHKVELSDDAQFNINFWAEADTGNKALFKSSRIHSKPILD, encoded by the coding sequence ATGAGTCACTTAACTATACCAAGTCACTGGAAAATAAAACGCTCCACTCACTTTTTTACTAAAGATAACATTCCAAAAGCGTTACTTACTCACCACAACACAGCCGAGGGTGTGTTTGGCCAAATTTGCGTTATGCAAGGCACTGTTACCTTTTACGGATTTGCAAATGAAGCCGCCACAGAGCCTGAGCAAACTATTGTAATTAACGCGGGGCAATTTGCTACCAGCCCGCCACAATACTGGCATAAAGTAGAGCTAAGCGACGACGCGCAATTTAATATCAACTTTTGGGCCGAAGCCGATACAGGTAATAAAGCCCTGTTTAAAAGTTCACGTATTCATAGCAAACCTATTTTAGATTAA
- a CDS encoding lipoprotein, translating to MKKQTTLFIATALFALAGCSTSVPIKNFEQNLIPQTSKIINNTADVETGILKACIQLGWQCAPVSEGKIKGILNIRTHQLIVNINYDKTAYSINYQDSTNLNYNGSKIHRQYINWVTNLMRHIDAEMI from the coding sequence ATGAAAAAACAAACAACACTTTTTATAGCCACTGCGTTATTCGCACTCGCGGGTTGTTCAACTTCAGTGCCAATTAAAAACTTTGAACAAAACCTTATTCCACAAACATCTAAAATAATTAATAACACAGCAGATGTTGAAACAGGTATTTTAAAAGCCTGCATTCAACTAGGTTGGCAGTGTGCTCCTGTTAGTGAAGGTAAAATAAAGGGAATTCTTAATATTCGTACTCATCAATTAATCGTTAATATTAATTATGACAAAACAGCCTATTCTATCAATTACCAAGATTCGACTAACCTTAATTACAACGGTAGTAAAATACATCGTCAGTATATTAATTGGGTAACTAATTTAATGCGCCATATTGATGCTGAAATGATTTAA